A window of Microbacterium lushaniae genomic DNA:
CACTGGGGCAGGTCAGGCGGACAGCTCGGTGCGCCCCTTGGCGCGACGAGCGGAGAGGATGCCGCGGCCTGCGCGCGTGCGCATACGTGCACGGAAGCCGTGCTTCTTGGCGCGGCGACGGTTGTTCGGCTGGAACGTACGCTTGCTCATGAGGTCACTCCGGAGGTGGTGTTCCCCGGGAGCTCATACCGGGGATGATGCGGATCGGGGACTGCCGTATAGGCATAAGTCAACCGACTAAGGCTACGTCGGGACGGGGGATAACTCAAACCGGCCGATCCGCAGGCGCACATTATCCCCAACCTCGCAGCGCATCCCCAGGGGACACGCGGGCCGGATTCACGCTGGGGGTTTGCTCTCCGAACGGTCCCTGACTAGCGTGTCTCCGTCAGTTATCCACAGGCTCGATGCGCCGTTTCGGCGCG
This region includes:
- the rpmH gene encoding 50S ribosomal protein L34; translated protein: MSKRTFQPNNRRRAKKHGFRARMRTRAGRGILSARRAKGRTELSA